In one Nocardia tengchongensis genomic region, the following are encoded:
- a CDS encoding TetR family transcriptional regulator, which yields MSEQAATRVERKERTRAALLDGTLALAADRGFAALSLREIARSAGIVPTAFYRHFTSLDELGTTLVEEGVRQLRLALREMRRTPNPALAQTVRFVFEQVDEKRDLWGFLIRERHGGSAPLRGAISVEMQLIERELVVDLSRVRALDAWTPDDLELAADLIVSTVADRIADYLMAEPRESARTVERAVLQVRLIALGMGVWRP from the coding sequence ATGAGCGAGCAGGCAGCTACCCGAGTCGAGCGCAAAGAACGCACCCGCGCGGCGCTGCTCGACGGCACCCTCGCCCTGGCCGCCGACCGTGGCTTCGCCGCCCTGTCACTGCGTGAGATCGCCCGCTCGGCCGGCATCGTGCCGACCGCGTTCTACCGGCACTTCACCTCCCTCGACGAACTCGGCACCACGCTGGTCGAGGAAGGCGTGCGGCAACTGCGCCTGGCACTGCGCGAAATGCGGCGCACCCCCAACCCGGCCCTCGCCCAGACCGTGCGCTTCGTGTTCGAGCAGGTCGACGAGAAACGGGACCTGTGGGGGTTCCTGATTCGCGAACGCCACGGCGGGTCGGCGCCACTGCGGGGGGCCATCTCGGTCGAAATGCAGCTCATCGAACGGGAACTGGTGGTCGACCTGTCCCGGGTGCGCGCGCTGGACGCGTGGACACCCGACGATCTGGAGCTGGCCGCGGACCTCATCGTGTCCACCGTCGCCGACCGGATCGCCGACTACCTGATGGCCGAGCCCCGCGAGAGCGCGCGCACCGTGGAACGGGCCGTGCTGCAGGTGCGGCTGATCGCACTCGGCATGGGCGTCTGGCGACCCTGA
- a CDS encoding acyl-CoA desaturase, translating to MAILTETPEGPLVLSVEQVEEIGRELDALRARVTADLGDRDREYIYRVIKAQRGLEIAGRGLLYLGFLPPFWLAGVAALSVSKILDNMEIGHNVMHGQWDWMREPTLNSRVFEWDTVCPADQWRHSHNYMHHTYTNILDMDRDIGYGILRVDEAQPWNPLRLGNPLYAFMLMVAFEWGVMGHDLEVENIVRGKKSWADVKTLLKGQSRKAGRQVLKDYVVFPALTGPLFLSTLAANFTANIVRNLWTFSIIFCGHFPSGVQTFTKEECAEETQGEWYVRQMLGSANIQGSKLFHVMSGNLSHQIEHHLFPDLPANRYPEMAPEVRALCEKHGLPYNTGGFAKQIGSVWGKLFKLALPPFLVKNSGEAGVIVMRQGQASEVGV from the coding sequence ATGGCGATTCTTACCGAAACCCCCGAAGGTCCGCTGGTCCTCAGCGTCGAGCAGGTCGAGGAGATCGGCCGCGAGCTCGACGCGCTGCGCGCCCGCGTCACCGCCGACCTGGGCGACCGCGACCGCGAGTACATCTACAGGGTGATCAAGGCCCAGCGCGGCCTCGAGATCGCCGGCCGCGGCCTGCTCTACCTGGGCTTCCTGCCCCCGTTCTGGCTGGCGGGCGTGGCCGCGCTGAGCGTGTCGAAGATCCTCGACAACATGGAGATCGGCCACAACGTCATGCACGGCCAGTGGGACTGGATGCGTGAGCCGACCCTGAATTCCCGTGTCTTCGAATGGGATACGGTCTGCCCGGCCGACCAGTGGCGGCACTCGCACAACTACATGCACCACACCTACACCAACATCCTCGACATGGACCGCGACATCGGTTACGGCATCCTGCGCGTGGACGAGGCGCAGCCGTGGAATCCGCTGCGACTGGGCAACCCGCTCTACGCCTTCATGCTGATGGTGGCGTTCGAGTGGGGCGTGATGGGCCACGACCTGGAGGTCGAGAACATCGTGCGCGGCAAGAAGTCGTGGGCGGATGTGAAGACACTGCTGAAGGGGCAGAGCCGCAAGGCCGGCCGCCAGGTCCTCAAGGACTACGTGGTGTTCCCGGCGCTGACCGGACCGCTGTTCCTGTCCACGCTGGCGGCCAACTTCACCGCCAATATCGTGCGCAACCTGTGGACCTTCTCGATCATCTTCTGCGGGCACTTCCCCTCCGGCGTACAGACGTTCACCAAGGAGGAGTGCGCCGAGGAGACCCAGGGTGAGTGGTACGTGCGCCAGATGCTGGGCTCGGCCAATATCCAGGGCAGCAAGCTGTTCCATGTGATGTCGGGCAACCTGTCGCACCAGATCGAGCACCACCTGTTCCCGGACCTGCCCGCCAACCGTTACCCGGAAATGGCTCCCGAGGTGCGGGCGCTGTGCGAAAAGCACGGTTTGCCGTACAACACCGGAGGCTTCGCCAAGCAGATCGGCTCGGTGTGGGGGAAGCTGTTCAAGCTGGCGCTGCCGCCGTTCCTGGTCAAGAATTCAGGGGAGGCCGGTGTTATCGTGATGCGCCAGGGGCAGGCGAGTGAAGTGGGCGTGTAA
- a CDS encoding DUF4389 domain-containing protein → MPGPVYPVRVRGDLDPGVSRWLWIVKWILAIPHYIVLLFLSIAYVAVTIVAFFAILVTGAYPRALFDFNVGVMRWSWRVRFYALSQLGTDRYPPFSLEPDPEYPADLEVDYPAQFNRGLVLIKWWLLAIPQYLIVGALLYGGRNTLAPMATLVLVALIGLLFTGAYPAGLFDFLMGINRWSLRVRAYVSLMTDEYPPFRLDQGAREPDAAAS, encoded by the coding sequence ATGCCTGGTCCTGTTTATCCGGTTCGCGTCCGTGGGGATCTAGATCCCGGAGTATCCCGCTGGCTGTGGATAGTCAAGTGGATACTTGCTATTCCACACTATATTGTCCTGCTCTTTCTGAGCATCGCCTATGTCGCGGTCACCATCGTCGCCTTCTTCGCCATTCTGGTTACCGGCGCGTATCCGCGAGCGCTCTTCGATTTCAATGTCGGTGTGATGCGCTGGAGCTGGCGCGTCCGTTTCTATGCGCTGTCCCAATTGGGAACCGATCGCTACCCGCCGTTCAGTCTGGAACCCGACCCGGAATATCCCGCTGACCTGGAAGTCGACTATCCCGCACAGTTCAACCGCGGCCTGGTCTTGATCAAATGGTGGCTGCTCGCAATTCCGCAGTATCTGATCGTCGGGGCCCTGCTCTACGGCGGCCGGAACACCTTGGCGCCGATGGCGACCCTGGTGCTGGTGGCCCTGATCGGACTGTTGTTCACCGGCGCCTATCCGGCGGGCCTGTTCGATTTCCTCATGGGCATCAACCGCTGGTCGTTGCGCGTGCGCGCCTACGTCTCGCTGATGACCGACGAGTACCCGCCGTTCCGCCTCGATCAGGGTGCGAGGGAGCCCGACGCCGCGGCCTCGTAG
- a CDS encoding ferredoxin reductase, whose product MVGLLDLVQKTMTTPHPLDRYLELVRPTLTRRSMRAEITHVRRSAVGSVTLTLKPARQWSGHVAGQYVQIGVVIDGVRHTRCYSPVNAEGRRDRHIELTIKAHPHGLVSNHLHDNAIPGMVVDLEPAAGVFHLPASRPESVVLISGGSGITPVLSMLRTLANESYRGRILFLHYNRSPEFVAHREELEAIAMQHSNVRVEFRYPETQRDAGFGYDELEALAPWFADAQTYLCGPPGLMAAVRTVYEAEQLGPRLHSEEFTLTTAVVDPADAEGKVTFSGSGVVAENTGESLLEQAEAAGLTPEYGCRMGICFSCTAVKRSGCTRNLRTGELDSDPDQQIQICISAPVGDVDIAL is encoded by the coding sequence ATGGTCGGACTACTCGACCTGGTGCAGAAGACAATGACCACCCCGCACCCGCTGGATCGCTACCTCGAGCTGGTGCGCCCGACCCTGACCCGGCGCTCGATGCGCGCGGAGATCACCCACGTGCGGCGCAGCGCGGTCGGCTCGGTCACCCTCACGCTGAAGCCCGCCCGGCAGTGGTCCGGGCACGTGGCGGGGCAGTACGTCCAGATCGGCGTCGTGATCGACGGCGTCCGCCACACCCGCTGCTATTCGCCGGTCAACGCCGAGGGGCGTCGCGACCGGCACATCGAACTCACGATCAAGGCGCACCCGCACGGGCTGGTCTCGAATCACCTGCACGACAACGCCATTCCCGGCATGGTGGTGGACCTGGAGCCCGCCGCCGGCGTGTTCCACCTGCCCGCGTCGCGGCCCGAGTCGGTGGTGCTGATCAGCGGCGGCAGCGGCATCACCCCGGTGCTGTCCATGCTGCGCACCCTCGCCAACGAGAGCTACCGCGGCCGCATCCTGTTCCTGCATTACAACCGTTCGCCGGAATTCGTCGCGCACCGCGAGGAGCTCGAGGCGATCGCCATGCAGCACAGCAATGTGCGGGTGGAATTCCGCTACCCGGAGACCCAGCGCGACGCCGGTTTCGGCTACGACGAGCTGGAGGCCCTCGCGCCCTGGTTCGCCGACGCGCAGACCTACCTGTGCGGCCCGCCCGGCCTGATGGCCGCGGTCCGCACCGTCTACGAGGCCGAACAGCTCGGCCCGCGGTTGCACAGCGAGGAGTTCACCCTCACCACCGCCGTGGTGGACCCCGCCGACGCCGAGGGCAAGGTGACCTTCTCCGGCAGTGGCGTGGTCGCCGAGAACACCGGCGAGAGCCTGCTCGAGCAGGCCGAAGCCGCCGGCCTGACCCCGGAGTACGGCTGCCGCATGGGCATCTGCTTCTCCTGCACGGCCGTCAAGCGCAGCGGCTGCACCCGCAATCTGCGCACCGGGGAGCTCGACAGCGACCCCGATCAGCAAATCCAGATCTGCATCAGCGCCCCCGTCGGGGACGTCGACATCGCTCTTTGA
- a CDS encoding ATP/GTP-binding protein, with protein sequence MASSVKIVTSGGFGVGKTTFIGAISEIEPLATEAAMTEVSVGLDDPGLATGKTTTTVALDFGRITLDPSLVLYLFGTPGQERFEFLWDDLLDGALGGVILVDTSRVEDCYPVLDFFEQRGTPFVVAVNRFESGSRFDLGEVREALDLAPGIHLMDCDARDRESVKLVLVALLEQILQARRAPALAG encoded by the coding sequence CTGGCCTCCTCGGTGAAAATCGTGACCAGCGGCGGGTTCGGGGTCGGCAAGACCACCTTCATCGGGGCCATCTCCGAGATCGAGCCGCTGGCCACCGAGGCCGCCATGACCGAGGTGTCGGTGGGGCTCGACGATCCGGGCCTGGCCACCGGCAAGACCACCACCACGGTGGCCCTGGACTTCGGCCGCATCACCCTCGACCCGAGCCTGGTGCTGTACCTGTTCGGCACGCCGGGCCAGGAGCGCTTCGAATTCCTCTGGGACGATCTGCTCGACGGCGCGCTGGGCGGGGTCATCCTGGTCGACACCAGCCGGGTCGAGGACTGCTATCCGGTGCTGGACTTCTTCGAGCAGCGCGGGACGCCGTTCGTGGTGGCCGTCAACCGATTCGAATCCGGCTCCCGGTTCGACCTCGGCGAGGTCCGCGAGGCGCTGGACCTGGCGCCCGGGATCCACCTGATGGATTGCGATGCCCGCGATCGGGAGTCGGTGAAACTCGTGCTGGTGGCGCTGCTGGAGCAGATCCTGCAGGCCCGCCGCGCCCCGGCGCTGGCGGGTTGA
- a CDS encoding ABC-2 family transporter protein — MTSDIQLRRVARIAVAATVLAFGLARNHIDWSAAHLALFVATLMSGIAVFAGLFVCAAGVQFFLIDGAELTNSFTYGGSYASMQPTSVFPTPMKLVFGFLIPVAFTSYLPAIALLGLPGPALLPGWLAWAAPVAAAWVWAAALFLWRLGTRHYQGGGG, encoded by the coding sequence ATGACCAGCGATATCCAATTGCGGCGGGTGGCGCGCATCGCGGTGGCCGCCACCGTGCTGGCATTCGGCCTGGCGCGCAACCACATCGACTGGTCGGCGGCGCACCTGGCGCTGTTCGTGGCCACCCTGATGTCCGGAATCGCCGTCTTCGCCGGACTTTTCGTGTGCGCGGCCGGAGTGCAGTTCTTCCTCATCGACGGTGCGGAACTGACGAATTCGTTCACCTACGGCGGCTCCTACGCGTCCATGCAACCCACCTCGGTGTTCCCCACACCGATGAAACTGGTCTTCGGATTTCTCATTCCGGTCGCATTCACGTCCTATCTGCCCGCCATCGCACTGCTCGGACTGCCCGGCCCCGCCCTGCTGCCGGGTTGGCTGGCCTGGGCGGCCCCGGTGGCGGCGGCCTGGGTGTGGGCGGCGGCATTGTTCCTGTGGCGACTGGGCACCAGGCACTATCAAGGAGGCGGCGGGTGA
- a CDS encoding DUF4254 domain-containing protein: MAIDYSGAGFGAELPSPDTLLRAFREPVNTDRRDRDVLESAHELVRCHEHRHHALETAHAADATPDDVADSTHHIDRIDERRAELVARIDEWVAVNIPHRTGASLHTETLGAVIDRMAAKWVAAQQALGNTGPANPPPKAVDGRARRRAKAHRVSEDRPHRGMDTEAHLQWYRLAELADGYRDLITEVAQHRRRLPTW; encoded by the coding sequence ATGGCAATCGACTACAGCGGAGCGGGTTTCGGCGCCGAACTACCCTCGCCGGACACCCTGCTGCGCGCCTTCCGAGAACCCGTGAACACCGACCGGCGCGATCGAGACGTCCTGGAATCGGCCCACGAGCTGGTGCGCTGCCACGAACACCGGCATCACGCCCTGGAAACGGCCCACGCCGCCGACGCCACCCCCGACGATGTCGCCGACAGCACCCACCACATCGACCGGATCGACGAACGCCGCGCCGAACTGGTGGCCCGCATCGACGAATGGGTCGCGGTCAACATCCCGCACCGCACCGGAGCCTCCCTGCACACCGAGACCCTCGGCGCCGTCATCGACCGGATGGCCGCGAAATGGGTTGCCGCACAACAGGCCCTGGGCAACACCGGCCCGGCGAATCCCCCTCCGAAAGCCGTCGACGGGCGAGCCCGGCGCCGCGCCAAGGCGCATCGCGTGAGCGAGGACCGGCCGCACCGCGGCATGGACACCGAGGCCCATCTGCAGTGGTACCGGCTCGCCGAGCTCGCCGACGGCTATCGGGATCTGATCACGGAGGTCGCCCAGCACCGCCGGCGCCTCCCGACTTGGTAG
- a CDS encoding nitrate- and nitrite sensing domain-containing protein: MKAGSAKVLPPGNVKLTPPLELIRPRTIAARLRRILIFSVALVLALLTVIITHQVNSFRDTGETARAVRLALAVQDLVHEIQRERGLTNGLLGGDATARPAIGNQRLATDTALAELNQTLGEQPQGADQVRSGLSQFSGVTANRADVDAGRIDRAASFTFYTNAIAALNQARPGLDHAPDAQLWRGLQSLHDLGDVKEFTAQERGFLEGVFAAGEFAPGEYVKFLDIRAAKQAAVTGFERDATPGQRSKLYGAMQSDESVRAGAAEAVAIASARGPLTETVNPADWWREMSSVIDGERVVQRDLGSEITGRAADLRRDATLVLALYLLAAALAIAAQVWLVVASVRAIVRPLAELAEEADIVAGRRLPQLIAAWQNSDDADPEPPEPVRADESAGAEIASVASALDRVQTTAYELASAQARLRRNSTESMANLARRNQNLVRRQLGLISEFEREELDPNALSNLFELDHLATRMRRNAESLLVLVGESSPRRWSKPIPLTDVIRAGLSEVDDYRRVVLRRVDDTAIAGAHVSEVAHMLAELIENGLSFSPPDLEVEIYGRRLGARYMIAVVDHGVGMPPDQLATANARLRGEADFLVAPTRFLGHYVVGRLAQRLGVEVELTVSPTSGVVARMLLPAELLGDPRTERPATPEDAKHAAGAQLPTAVDTMPEPKPGRHSSTHATDPDFDTGVAFAALTEFIGDIGGDSTELPVVSEPAHNADGYSGPGGTTANGSPTSPAGPSISHGTTAPGGTTIPGSPTPPGGTTIAGGSAAAGGPVEPGGSVGSRSNGTPARPGTIKLVPLEPQAPKAAAPEPAAPQEYPTAPELPSAPGSPDVPGSRTPRSAALPTTATAASAPGTPAAPTAAERLFNGPVTGSYAALRGGAPAAGPANAGGETTGAKAAGVEQVSAGSPGAGADVSGAVPEVQRTRNGLVKRTRKTRGHTGATPGGAQPAAGRPNPTPVADRSPDEIRSILAGFRSGHQRGQGGEPPRPGSRA; the protein is encoded by the coding sequence GTGAAGGCAGGTTCGGCGAAAGTGTTGCCACCGGGTAACGTAAAACTCACGCCACCACTGGAATTGATCCGTCCGCGCACCATCGCGGCGCGACTACGCCGCATTCTGATCTTCTCCGTCGCGCTGGTACTGGCCCTGCTGACCGTCATCATCACCCATCAGGTCAACAGTTTCCGCGATACCGGCGAGACCGCGCGGGCGGTGCGGCTGGCCCTGGCCGTGCAGGACCTGGTGCACGAGATCCAGCGCGAACGCGGCCTCACCAACGGCTTGCTCGGCGGCGACGCAACCGCCCGCCCCGCCATCGGCAATCAGCGCCTGGCCACCGATACCGCACTGGCCGAACTGAATCAGACCCTGGGCGAGCAGCCACAAGGGGCCGACCAGGTCCGATCCGGGCTGAGCCAGTTCTCCGGCGTCACCGCCAATCGCGCCGACGTGGACGCCGGGCGCATCGACCGCGCCGCGTCGTTCACCTTCTACACCAACGCCATCGCCGCACTGAACCAGGCGCGGCCCGGCCTCGACCACGCACCGGACGCACAACTGTGGCGGGGCCTGCAATCACTGCACGACCTCGGCGACGTCAAGGAGTTCACCGCGCAGGAACGCGGCTTCCTCGAAGGCGTCTTCGCCGCAGGTGAATTCGCGCCCGGCGAGTACGTGAAGTTCCTCGACATCCGCGCCGCCAAGCAGGCCGCCGTCACCGGCTTCGAACGCGACGCCACCCCGGGACAACGCTCGAAGCTGTACGGCGCCATGCAATCCGATGAGTCGGTCCGGGCCGGCGCGGCCGAGGCCGTCGCCATCGCCTCCGCCCGCGGGCCGCTCACCGAAACCGTGAACCCGGCCGACTGGTGGCGCGAGATGAGCTCGGTCATCGACGGCGAACGCGTGGTGCAGCGCGACCTCGGCAGCGAGATCACCGGCCGCGCCGCCGATCTGCGCCGCGACGCCACCCTGGTGCTCGCGCTCTACCTGCTGGCGGCGGCGCTCGCCATCGCCGCCCAGGTGTGGCTGGTGGTGGCCAGCGTGCGCGCCATCGTGCGCCCGCTGGCCGAACTCGCCGAGGAGGCCGACATCGTGGCCGGGCGGCGACTGCCGCAGCTCATCGCGGCCTGGCAGAACTCCGACGACGCCGACCCCGAACCGCCCGAACCGGTCCGGGCCGACGAGAGCGCCGGCGCCGAGATCGCCTCGGTGGCCTCGGCCCTGGACCGGGTGCAGACCACCGCCTACGAGCTGGCCTCCGCGCAGGCCCGGCTGCGCCGCAACTCCACCGAATCCATGGCCAACCTGGCCCGGCGCAATCAGAACCTGGTGCGCCGCCAGCTCGGGCTGATCAGCGAATTCGAACGCGAGGAACTCGACCCCAACGCGCTGTCCAACCTCTTCGAGCTGGACCACCTGGCCACCCGCATGCGCCGCAACGCCGAGAGCCTGCTGGTGCTGGTCGGCGAATCCAGCCCCCGGCGCTGGTCGAAACCCATTCCGCTGACCGACGTCATCCGGGCCGGTCTGTCCGAGGTCGACGACTACCGGCGCGTGGTGCTGCGCCGGGTCGACGACACCGCCATCGCGGGCGCGCACGTCAGCGAGGTCGCGCACATGCTGGCCGAACTCATCGAGAACGGGCTGTCCTTCTCCCCGCCCGACCTGGAGGTGGAGATCTACGGCCGCCGGCTGGGCGCCCGCTACATGATCGCCGTCGTCGACCACGGCGTCGGCATGCCGCCCGACCAGCTCGCCACCGCCAACGCCCGGCTGCGCGGCGAGGCCGACTTCCTCGTCGCGCCCACCCGCTTCCTCGGCCACTACGTGGTCGGCCGACTGGCCCAGCGGCTCGGCGTCGAGGTCGAGCTGACCGTCTCGCCCACCAGCGGCGTCGTGGCCCGCATGCTGCTCCCCGCCGAACTCCTGGGCGACCCCCGCACCGAGCGTCCCGCCACACCCGAAGACGCGAAACACGCCGCGGGCGCGCAACTCCCGACCGCCGTCGACACCATGCCCGAGCCGAAGCCGGGTCGGCACAGCTCCACCCACGCCACCGATCCCGACTTCGACACCGGCGTCGCCTTCGCCGCACTCACCGAATTCATCGGCGACATCGGCGGCGACTCCACCGAACTACCGGTCGTGAGCGAGCCCGCCCACAACGCCGACGGCTACTCGGGACCCGGCGGCACGACCGCTAACGGCAGCCCCACCTCTCCCGCCGGACCGTCCATATCGCACGGTACAACCGCCCCCGGTGGCACGACGATCCCCGGCAGCCCCACCCCACCTGGCGGCACGACGATCGCCGGCGGCTCGGCTGCCGCGGGCGGCCCGGTCGAACCCGGCGGCTCGGTCGGCTCGCGTTCCAATGGCACACCGGCGCGCCCCGGCACGATCAAGCTGGTGCCGCTCGAGCCGCAGGCGCCGAAGGCCGCCGCGCCGGAACCCGCTGCCCCGCAAGAATATCCGACCGCGCCCGAATTGCCTTCTGCGCCAGGATCACCCGACGTGCCGGGATCGCGCACGCCCCGATCAGCCGCGCTCCCCACGACGGCCACAGCAGCTTCGGCCCCCGGTACGCCCGCGGCGCCGACGGCGGCCGAGCGCTTGTTCAACGGACCGGTCACGGGCTCCTATGCGGCGCTGCGGGGTGGCGCACCCGCCGCCGGCCCGGCGAACGCGGGCGGCGAAACCACCGGTGCGAAGGCGGCTGGGGTGGAGCAGGTTTCGGCGGGCTCACCGGGGGCGGGGGCGGACGTTTCGGGAGCCGTCCCGGAGGTGCAACGTACGCGAAACGGTCTCGTCAAGCGCACCAGGAAGACTCGCGGGCACACGGGCGCCACTCCGGGTGGCGCTCAGCCGGCGGCCGGGCGACCGAATCCGACGCCGGTAGCGGACCGTTCACCCGACGAAATACGCAGCATTCTGGCCGGATTCCGATCCGGGCATCAGCGCGGGCAGGGTGGCGAACCGCCCCGACCCGGATCGCGAGCATAG
- a CDS encoding ATP-binding cassette domain-containing protein, producing MNGAIIDIEGLTRTFTVSKKEGRWRRRREVLTAVDDMSFRVEPGAAVGYIGANGAGKSTTIKMITGILVPSAGRLRTCGLDPVRRRRELAGRIGVVFGQRSQLWWDLPLRESFSILAAIHRIGPAAARTRTAELIAQLEMEGTLDTPVRQLSLGQRMRAEVAAALLHSPELIILDEPTIGLDVLSKQRLREFLRHERTQRGTTLLLTTHDMGDIERLCERVLVVDHGRLVYDGSLTGLGATVGAQRVLTVDLAEPTADLADLPGAKLLDSAGAGMRQRLAFDTETTTAAQLLAAVSARAEVRDLSIEEPDIEDVVRRLYEAAASGSLAP from the coding sequence GTGAACGGGGCCATCATCGATATCGAAGGCCTGACAAGGACTTTCACGGTGAGCAAGAAGGAGGGCCGCTGGCGGCGCCGCCGGGAAGTGCTGACCGCGGTGGACGACATGAGCTTTCGCGTCGAGCCCGGCGCGGCGGTCGGGTACATCGGCGCCAACGGTGCGGGCAAGTCCACCACCATCAAGATGATCACCGGGATTCTGGTGCCCTCCGCGGGACGGTTGCGGACCTGTGGCCTCGACCCGGTGCGCCGGCGCCGCGAGCTGGCCGGGCGGATCGGCGTGGTGTTCGGGCAGCGCTCACAGCTGTGGTGGGATCTGCCGCTGCGCGAATCGTTCTCGATCCTGGCGGCCATCCACCGGATCGGCCCGGCGGCCGCCCGCACCCGAACCGCCGAGCTCATCGCGCAGCTGGAGATGGAAGGCACCCTCGACACCCCGGTGCGGCAGCTGTCGCTGGGGCAGCGCATGCGCGCGGAAGTCGCGGCGGCGCTGCTGCATTCGCCGGAACTGATCATTCTCGACGAGCCGACCATCGGCCTGGATGTGTTGTCCAAGCAGCGATTACGCGAGTTCCTGCGGCACGAGCGCACCCAGCGCGGCACCACCCTGCTGCTCACCACCCACGACATGGGCGATATCGAGCGGCTCTGCGAGCGGGTGCTGGTAGTGGACCACGGGCGGCTGGTCTACGACGGCTCGCTGACCGGGCTCGGCGCGACCGTCGGCGCGCAGCGCGTGCTCACCGTCGATCTCGCCGAGCCCACCGCCGACCTGGCCGACCTGCCCGGCGCGAAACTGCTCGACAGCGCGGGCGCGGGCATGCGGCAGCGGCTGGCCTTCGACACCGAGACCACCACTGCCGCACAGTTGCTCGCGGCCGTGTCGGCGCGCGCGGAGGTGCGCGACCTGTCCATCGAGGAACCCGATATCGAGGACGTGGTGCGGCGGCTCTACGAGGCCGCGGCGTCGGGCTCCCTCGCACCCTGA
- a CDS encoding DUF742 domain-containing protein, with protein sequence MITSGRTTPVVDGLRIEALVRATPASLSAPLRFELERVVRLCQRPHSIAEIGAALRVPIGVARVLVSDLVSAGHVSVGRTDELSTAALERIRDLVRNL encoded by the coding sequence ATGATCACCTCCGGTCGCACCACGCCCGTGGTCGACGGACTGCGCATCGAGGCCCTGGTGCGCGCCACCCCGGCGTCGCTGTCCGCGCCGCTGCGCTTCGAGCTCGAACGGGTGGTCCGACTGTGCCAGCGCCCGCATTCCATCGCCGAAATCGGTGCGGCCCTGCGGGTGCCGATCGGGGTGGCGCGGGTGCTGGTCAGTGATCTGGTATCGGCCGGGCACGTGTCGGTCGGGCGTACCGACGAACTCTCCACCGCTGCTCTGGAAAGGATCCGGGACCTTGTTCGGAACCTCTGA
- a CDS encoding roadblock/LC7 domain-containing protein produces the protein MTTHYTDTDPHTFNWLLADFVRTTDGVRDAVAVSSDGLLMAMSQGLDRNGADRLAAIVSGLTSLGRSASRSYDFDGLRLVMIEMGRGFLLVSAMANGSCIGVIADHNADVGLVGYQMAVLADRAGALLTPALITELRESLSR, from the coding sequence GTGACCACCCACTACACCGATACCGATCCGCACACCTTCAACTGGCTGCTGGCCGACTTCGTGCGCACCACCGACGGCGTGCGCGACGCCGTGGCCGTGTCCTCCGACGGACTGCTGATGGCGATGTCGCAGGGCCTGGACCGCAATGGCGCCGACCGGCTGGCCGCCATCGTCTCCGGGCTCACCAGCCTGGGCCGCAGCGCCTCGCGCAGTTACGATTTCGACGGCCTGCGCCTGGTCATGATCGAGATGGGGCGCGGGTTCCTGCTGGTCTCGGCCATGGCCAACGGCAGCTGCATCGGCGTCATCGCCGACCACAATGCCGATGTCGGGCTGGTCGGCTACCAGATGGCGGTGCTCGCCGATCGGGCCGGCGCGCTACTCACCCCGGCGCTGATCACCGAATTGCGGGAGTCGTTGAGCCGATGA